TGCTGTGATACGATAATATTTCCGTAATCGACCGTTAAATTCTTCTTTATACGTCTCAACTAACTGCTGTTTTTCCAATCGTTTCAAAATCGGATACAACGTGGACTCACTGATGTGAATGATAGGCGAGATATTTTTAACAATTTCATAGCCATAAGAATCTTGCTGCAATAAAAACGCCAATACACAGTATTCCAATAGGCCTCTTTTTAATTGACTATCCAAGTTATCACCGCCTTTATTATTACCTTACACCTGATACTATACATGACATAGTATTGGTGAGCAATTATTTTCTGCTACGAAGAATAAAAATCAGCCTTTGGTCTGAGAAGGAAAGATTAAAGAGCTTGTGTGTCATGCTGGAAACCTAATTTTCTCAGCAAAGCGTATCAGTCCTGATAAAAAAACAAACTTCCAAACATTCGATTTTTAATCTACAGTTGGAAGTTTGTTTGCCTGTTTCATTTTTAAATTCCGCGGTAATTTCGGCTTGTTGCCGTAGATCTACTGCAAGAAAGCGTTATTGGTTAAAATTTATTCTTCTCCAACATGAACTTTCAACGTTGCGACGACATCAGGATGCAACTTAGCCGGCACATTGGTGAAGCCAAGGGAGCGAATTGGATTTTCCAACTCGATTTTGCGTTTGTCAATTTTGACATTGTATTGTTTTTCTAAAGCAGTGGCGATTTGTTTTGAAGGGATTGACCCAAATAGACGGCCGTCCTCGCCAGCTTTGGCTTTTAATTCAATCACTGTTTCTTCTTTTTCTAATGT
The DNA window shown above is from Enterococcus montenegrensis and carries:
- a CDS encoding PadR family transcriptional regulator, giving the protein MDSQLKRGLLEYCVLAFLLQQDSYGYEIVKNISPIIHISESTLYPILKRLEKQQLVETYKEEFNGRLRKYYRITAKGQQNLKIFYKGKKQVVSIYEYIGRSLTQNG
- the rplI gene encoding 50S ribosomal protein L9, producing MKVIFLADVKGKGKKGEIKEVPTGYAQNYLIKNKLAQEANKGNVAELAAKKKAQDKHDAEILAEAKALKETLEKEETVIELKAKAGEDGRLFGSIPSKQIATALEKQYNVKIDKRKIELENPIRSLGFTNVPAKLHPDVVATLKVHVGEE